Genomic DNA from Selenomonas sp. oral taxon 126:
GGGACGTCAGGGGCAACGCCGATCGATAATGTGATTGCAGCGTACCGCATGAATGTCATTGTCATCGAGCCGCAGAGCTTCGATGATGCGCAACAGGTGGCGGTGAATCTCCAAAAGAAGAAACCCGTCGTCCTCAATTTCGAAAAGACAGAGAAGAGCGTAGCGAGCCGCATCATTGATTTCATCAGCGGCACAACCTACGCGCTCAACGGGGACATCAAGAAGATCAGCAACAATGTATTCCTCTGTGCACCGCACAATGTCAATGTCAGCTACTCCGAGGAAGGACACCGCCTCGGGGAAGATATGTCGTTTACGAATGGGCAGTCATGATGTGTGAGGGAATTCAGATCGGGATCATCGGCGGCGGTGCGATGGCGGAGGCTCTGATCGGGGGGCTGGTGCATTCGGAGGTTGTTCCTCCATCCCATATCAGTGTATCGGATCATAAGGCAATGCGCTGCGATGCGCTTGCGCAGCGCTATGGCGTACATGCACAGGTCGGGGCAGAATCCTTTCTGCCCCGTATTGACGTGCTCATTCTTGCCGTCAAGCCGGCGGCAGCAGCCGCAGCGATGCAGGAGACGGCGCAGCTCCTAAAGAAGGGGGCGCTTGTTCTCTCCATTGTCGCGGGGCTGACGATTGCGGAGATCGAGGCGGCATATCCCGCGCATCCCGTTATCCGTGCGATGCCGAATACGCCGCTCGCCGTGGGCGCGGGCATGTCC
This window encodes:
- a CDS encoding cell division protein SepF; protein product: MSIFKKLSTKFIGITPEDEVEENEQQEEEKTQKSAPVTEIGTRANRRAEANAAPSSAFPNTAGTSGATPIDNVIAAYRMNVIVIEPQSFDDAQQVAVNLQKKKPVVLNFEKTEKSVASRIIDFISGTTYALNGDIKKISNNVFLCAPHNVNVSYSEEGHRLGEDMSFTNGQS